The Pirellulales bacterium genome window below encodes:
- a CDS encoding discoidin domain-containing protein, which produces MHRVLVSGWRLALVLAALPTAVRGESRAVLDDFSDPARWQVQAADGVDLHVSSEPQADGTGAALRLDFQFVTGAGYAGVRRAVPLELPANFELAFSVRGDLPKNNLEVKLVDPGGENVWWVNRRGFEFPREAVRLASRRRHFEFAWGPSSAPLSHASALEIVVASAEGGRGTVWLEDLTFRPLPETRPYDGTPTAAASSAAEEHPPQAALDGRPETAWRPAAADPQPSLTIDFGQPREFGGLVVHWDEAAYARRYAVELSDDGSAWTQVRAVDANSGRPQFLSLPDAEARAVRLVFSADASGEPPAIREIEVLPLETTQHANSLWREIADRAPRGRYPRTIAGEGGFWTIVGVPADEHEALVSEDGAVEVDKQAFSIEPLVKLGGRLFTWADAAETTHSLAAGFVPVPTVEQRFDDVRLSVTAAADGAAGRSALTLLYTATNASHAPVEGALLLALRPFQVNPPYQWLNTPGGAAPVERIELDAAKREVRIDGRVAALGATPDACGAATFDEGEAVEFLFAGAMPPHAAVADLQRGASAAVQYDFRLSPGESRSWAVVVPFGAERAVVRELADELLAAANPVRHVRERQQATIDRWRQAVSTVELLFPAEAADVADAVRSTLAYVLINQDGRAIHPGSRSYERSWIRDGSLTSAALLRFGLTREAREFVDWYADFQFADGKVPCVVDRRGPDPVPENDSHGQYVMAVMNVYRFTGDEEFLRRHWPHVRRAVAYIEQLRLQRMTGEFVASGAFTRQEPGKPPVKLRAFYGIMPESISHEGYSAKPMHSYWDDFFTLKGLKDAAEMAHVQGDRAQGVQYQALAADFARSLYESIHWARADHRIDYIPGCVELGDFDATSTTVALWPCGERHRLPADALTRTFDKYWERFVSRRDDPAFEWFDYTPYEMRTIGSFVLLDQPERVEQTLAYFMADRRPPAWNQWPEVIYREPRTPRFLGDLPHTWCGSDFVNSVRTMLLYERDDGAAVLLAGVPAAWLSPQAIGFRDLPTYGGRLSCTLAQTDGVTERFVAELSGTCPVPAGKLRLSVPGRRVERATLGGAPAEVDADGRVIVDRLPARVEIAATSPRS; this is translated from the coding sequence ATGCATCGAGTTCTTGTCAGCGGTTGGCGTCTGGCCCTGGTCCTGGCGGCGTTGCCGACGGCCGTGCGCGGCGAGTCTCGCGCCGTGCTCGACGACTTCAGCGATCCCGCGCGCTGGCAAGTGCAGGCCGCCGACGGCGTCGATCTGCACGTGAGCAGCGAGCCGCAAGCCGACGGAACCGGCGCCGCGTTGCGACTCGACTTTCAGTTCGTCACCGGCGCGGGCTATGCCGGAGTCCGCCGCGCCGTACCGCTCGAACTGCCGGCGAACTTTGAGCTGGCGTTCTCGGTGCGCGGCGACTTGCCGAAGAACAATCTTGAGGTCAAGCTCGTCGATCCTGGCGGCGAGAACGTCTGGTGGGTCAATCGGCGGGGGTTCGAATTTCCCCGCGAGGCCGTGCGGCTCGCCTCGCGTCGCCGCCATTTCGAGTTCGCCTGGGGACCGTCCAGCGCCCCGCTCTCGCACGCCTCGGCGCTCGAGATCGTCGTCGCGTCGGCCGAAGGGGGGCGCGGAACGGTGTGGCTCGAGGACTTGACGTTTCGGCCGCTTCCGGAGACCCGGCCGTACGACGGGACGCCGACCGCCGCGGCAAGCTCGGCCGCCGAGGAGCATCCCCCCCAGGCGGCGCTCGACGGCCGGCCTGAAACCGCCTGGCGCCCCGCGGCAGCCGACCCTCAGCCGAGCTTGACGATCGACTTCGGCCAGCCGCGCGAGTTCGGCGGACTGGTCGTGCATTGGGACGAAGCAGCGTACGCGCGCCGCTATGCGGTCGAGCTGTCGGACGACGGCAGCGCGTGGACGCAGGTTCGCGCGGTCGACGCAAACTCGGGGCGGCCGCAGTTCTTGTCGCTGCCCGACGCCGAGGCGCGGGCGGTGCGACTCGTTTTTTCCGCCGATGCGAGCGGCGAACCGCCGGCAATTCGCGAGATCGAGGTCCTGCCGCTGGAAACGACGCAGCATGCGAATTCGCTCTGGCGAGAAATCGCCGACCGGGCGCCACGCGGACGGTACCCGCGCACCATCGCAGGCGAGGGGGGCTTTTGGACCATCGTCGGCGTCCCGGCCGACGAACATGAGGCGCTGGTCTCGGAGGACGGAGCGGTCGAGGTCGACAAGCAGGCGTTTTCGATCGAGCCGCTGGTGAAGCTGGGGGGGCGGCTGTTCACGTGGGCCGACGCTGCCGAGACGACGCACTCGTTGGCCGCGGGGTTCGTGCCGGTTCCGACGGTCGAGCAGCGATTCGACGACGTGCGACTGAGCGTCACGGCCGCGGCCGACGGGGCGGCCGGACGTTCGGCGCTGACGCTGCTGTACACGGCGACCAACGCAAGCCATGCGCCGGTCGAGGGCGCCTTGCTGCTCGCCCTGCGACCGTTTCAGGTGAACCCGCCGTACCAGTGGCTCAACACGCCGGGGGGAGCGGCGCCGGTCGAGCGAATCGAGCTCGACGCCGCGAAGCGCGAGGTGCGCATCGACGGCCGGGTGGCGGCGCTCGGCGCCACGCCCGACGCGTGCGGAGCCGCGACGTTTGACGAGGGGGAAGCAGTCGAGTTTCTGTTCGCGGGCGCCATGCCGCCTCACGCCGCGGTCGCCGATTTGCAGCGCGGGGCGTCGGCCGCGGTGCAATACGACTTCCGCCTGTCGCCCGGCGAAAGCCGCTCGTGGGCCGTGGTCGTGCCGTTTGGCGCCGAGAGGGCGGTCGTTCGCGAACTGGCTGACGAATTGCTCGCCGCGGCGAACCCGGTGCGGCACGTCCGCGAGCGCCAGCAGGCGACGATCGACCGCTGGCGGCAGGCCGTTTCGACTGTCGAGCTCCTCTTTCCCGCGGAGGCGGCCGACGTGGCCGACGCGGTTCGTTCGACGCTCGCCTACGTGCTGATCAACCAGGACGGACGAGCGATTCACCCTGGCTCGCGTTCGTACGAACGATCGTGGATTCGCGACGGGTCGCTCACCTCGGCGGCGCTGTTGCGGTTCGGGCTCACGCGCGAGGCCCGGGAGTTCGTCGACTGGTACGCCGACTTCCAGTTCGCCGACGGCAAGGTGCCGTGCGTCGTCGACCGGCGCGGCCCCGACCCCGTGCCCGAGAACGACAGCCACGGCCAGTACGTCATGGCGGTGATGAACGTCTACCGCTTTACGGGGGACGAAGAGTTTCTGCGCCGCCACTGGCCGCACGTGCGCCGAGCCGTGGCGTACATCGAACAGTTGCGATTGCAGCGAATGACGGGCGAGTTCGTCGCGAGCGGCGCCTTCACGCGGCAAGAGCCGGGCAAGCCTCCCGTCAAGCTGCGGGCGTTCTACGGGATCATGCCCGAGTCGATCAGCCACGAGGGGTACTCGGCCAAGCCGATGCATTCGTACTGGGACGACTTCTTCACGCTCAAGGGGCTGAAGGACGCCGCCGAGATGGCCCACGTGCAGGGCGACCGGGCCCAAGGCGTCCAATATCAGGCGCTTGCCGCGGACTTCGCCCGCTCGCTGTACGAGTCGATCCATTGGGCGAGAGCGGATCATCGCATCGACTACATTCCCGGCTGCGTCGAGCTGGGAGACTTTGACGCGACGTCGACGACCGTCGCGCTCTGGCCGTGCGGCGAGCGGCATCGCCTGCCGGCGGACGCCCTGACCCGCACGTTCGACAAGTACTGGGAGCGGTTCGTCAGCCGCCGCGACGATCCCGCGTTCGAGTGGTTCGACTACACCCCATACGAGATGCGCACGATCGGCAGCTTCGTGCTGCTCGACCAGCCGGAGCGAGTCGAACAGACGCTGGCGTACTTCATGGCCGATCGCCGTCCGCCGGCGTGGAACCAGTGGCCGGAGGTGATCTACCGCGAGCCGCGCACCCCGCGGTTCCTCGGCGACTTGCCCCACACGTGGTGCGGGTCCGACTTCGTCAACTCGGTGCGGACGATGCTGCTGTACGAGCGGGACGACGGGGCGGCGGTCCTGCTGGCCGGGGTCCCGGCCGCGTGGCTGTCGCCGCAAGCGATCGGTTTTCGCGACTTGCCGACCTACGGCGGACGATTGTCGTGCACGTTGGCCCAGACGGACGGAGTCACGGAGCGGTTCGTCGCCGAGTTGAGCGGAACCTGCCCCGTGCCGGCCGGCAAGCTGCGGCTGAGCGTGCCGGGCCGTCGCGTCGAGCGGGCGACGCTCGGCGGCGCCCCGGCCGAGGTCGACGCCGACGGCCGCGTGATCGTCGATCGCCTGCCGGCGCGGGTTGAGATCGCCGCGACGAGTCCGCGCTCGTAA
- a CDS encoding PQQ-binding-like beta-propeller repeat protein: MSRSAALAAALMAAVWGSVVSAENWPRFRGDNGDGRSEAPGLPVEWTADDYLWRASLPGLGHSSPVVWEGRVYLTSADPATGEQIALCLDAAAGDEIWQKRRPAAPHPQHATNSFATPTPAVDAEAIYLAWKSGDDVHLAALGHDGDEIWEHRVARLAERHGYGTSPVVVGDVVVLDNQTADAADSEVLGFDRRTGLELWRLPRSPGKTTYATPCLRRHDERTLVLAVSMGAGVTALDPASGEAVWNALAGDLPDRCVSSPVLAGDLVLASCGSGNNGLHLIAVRCPAGTGEPQEVYRVKKGVPNIPTPLVVGDLVFLWHDRGTVSCLDVATGEPHWTRRVGGNFHSSPVLVGDAIYGISLDGQVHVLAADRTYRPLGKTDLGESVTATPAVADGRLYIRSEQTLFCLGPKP; encoded by the coding sequence ATGTCACGTTCGGCAGCTCTCGCAGCGGCGTTGATGGCGGCGGTCTGGGGTTCGGTCGTCTCCGCCGAAAACTGGCCCCGGTTTCGCGGCGACAACGGCGACGGGCGGAGCGAAGCGCCCGGGCTGCCGGTCGAGTGGACCGCGGACGATTACCTGTGGCGCGCGTCGTTGCCGGGGTTGGGACACAGCTCGCCGGTCGTGTGGGAGGGGCGGGTCTATCTCACGTCGGCCGATCCCGCGACGGGCGAGCAGATCGCCCTGTGTCTCGACGCAGCCGCCGGCGACGAAATCTGGCAGAAGCGCCGGCCCGCGGCCCCGCACCCGCAACACGCCACCAACAGCTTCGCGACTCCCACGCCGGCGGTCGACGCCGAGGCGATCTACTTGGCATGGAAGTCGGGGGACGACGTCCACTTGGCCGCGCTCGGGCACGACGGCGACGAGATTTGGGAGCACCGGGTCGCCCGACTGGCCGAGCGCCACGGCTACGGCACGTCGCCGGTGGTCGTGGGGGACGTCGTCGTGCTCGACAACCAGACCGCCGACGCCGCCGACAGCGAGGTGTTGGGCTTCGACCGCCGCACGGGTCTGGAACTGTGGCGCCTCCCGCGCTCGCCGGGCAAGACGACTTACGCCACCCCTTGCTTGCGCCGACACGACGAGCGAACGCTCGTGCTGGCCGTCAGCATGGGGGCGGGGGTCACGGCGCTTGACCCCGCGAGCGGCGAGGCGGTCTGGAACGCGCTCGCCGGCGATCTCCCCGATCGCTGCGTCAGCTCGCCCGTGCTGGCCGGCGATTTGGTCCTGGCCTCGTGCGGCTCGGGCAACAACGGCCTCCACCTGATCGCCGTCCGCTGCCCCGCGGGGACGGGCGAGCCGCAGGAGGTCTACCGCGTGAAGAAGGGAGTGCCGAACATCCCCACGCCGCTGGTCGTCGGCGATCTGGTCTTTCTGTGGCACGATCGGGGGACCGTGTCGTGCCTCGACGTCGCCACCGGCGAGCCGCATTGGACGCGGCGAGTCGGCGGCAACTTCCACAGTTCGCCGGTGCTCGTGGGCGACGCGATCTACGGAATCTCGCTCGACGGCCAGGTGCACGTCCTGGCGGCCGACCGCACGTACCGTCCGCTCGGCAAGACCGATCTGGGCGAGTCGGTGACCGCCACCCCGGCGGTGGCCGACGGACGACTCTACATCCGTTCTGAGCAGACGCTGTTCTGCCTGGGGCCGAAGCCGTAA
- a CDS encoding thioredoxin family protein — translation MFRHVDVQRAWQATRTTGRPMLVFVTSNNCAFCKKMVRETFAHPQIRDSVVGSSEPVVLNASHAPELAKRLGVRSYPTTLVISSDSQLLQRIEGFVEPQEFADRVWPVFVQTAAARQAALANPAATIAN, via the coding sequence TTGTTTCGTCACGTCGACGTTCAACGCGCCTGGCAAGCGACCCGCACGACCGGACGACCGATGCTGGTGTTCGTCACCTCGAACAACTGCGCCTTCTGCAAGAAGATGGTTCGCGAAACGTTCGCCCACCCGCAGATTCGCGACAGCGTCGTCGGTTCAAGCGAACCGGTCGTGCTGAATGCGTCGCACGCGCCGGAGCTGGCGAAGCGCCTGGGGGTGCGGTCGTATCCGACGACGCTCGTGATCTCGTCCGACAGCCAATTGCTGCAGCGCATCGAAGGGTTCGTCGAGCCCCAGGAGTTCGCCGACCGGGTCTGGCCCGTGTTCGTCCAGACTGCCGCGGCGCGGCAGGCGGCGCTTGCCAACCCCGCGGCGACGATCGCCAATTGA
- a CDS encoding pyruvate carboxylase → MKPIRRLLAANRSEIAIRVFRSAHELGIRTVAMYSHEDRYALHRFKADEAYPIGEPGKPLAAYLDVERIVELAVEREIDAIHPGYGFLSENPRFARACRAHGIAFVGPRTELLEQLGDKLSARRVATKVGVPVLGGSDAPIRDAADGLKTAETLKFPVILKAAHGGGGRGMRVVPRAEDFADAFEAARRESLTAFGSDEIFVEKFITRARHIEVQLLGDGHGNLVHLFERDCSVQRRHQKVVEIAPAPNLAPAVRQKLCDAALAIGREVSYDNAGTVEFLLDADTNEIYFIEVNPRIQVEHTVTEEVTGVDVVRSQILVAQGERLDGEVVGLPAQEDIATTGFAIQCRVTTEDPANKFMPDYGKLTHYRSSGGMGVRLDGGTAFSGAVVFPFYDSLLVKVSCWGRQFVEAAGRMERVLQEFRIRGVKTNIPFLVRLVTDPTFLAGQCTTRFIDESPQLFEFQPRRDRATKLMQYVGDCIVNGNPSVKDAPVAKRREPAQVPAIDSAAPLPRGTRDRLKELGVEKFCAWIREQKPLLWTDTTMRDAHQSLLATRVRTYDLLQIADAYAHHCADLFSLEMWGGATFDVSMRFLKESPWQRLEQLRTRIPNILFQMLLRASSAMGYANYPDNLVRECVREAAAAGIDVFRIFDALNWTPNMRVAMEATREAGAVCEAAICYTGDILDPRRPKYDLKYYVALAKELKQLGANILAIKDMAGLCKPHAAAVLVKALRDETGLPIHFHTHDTGGVQAATILNAAGAGLDVADAAIAAMSGGTSQPNLNTLVEGLRHTPREGSLRGAALDEISEYWRETREFYAAFESPVLAAGSDLYQHEMPGGQYTNLFQQAQSLGLSSRWPEVCRMYADVNRLFGDIVKVTPTSKAVGDMALFLVANDLSCDELMAGNRELAFPRSVLDLLGGRMGQVEGGFPPEVRDRILRGEKPLEGRPGESLPPADLAKTRASVAALVDREPTSQDVVSYLMYPQVFEQFAEHQRQFADVSVLPTPVFFHGMQPGEEIAVDIEPGKTLIFKFLTVGDAHHDGTRSVFFELNGQPREVTVPDHALEGDVVQRTKADPKNPKHLGAGMPGLVVVVAAQPGDRVVAGQKLLTLEAMKMETTILAEAEGKVKDVHVAAGTQVETGDLLITLE, encoded by the coding sequence ATGAAGCCCATTCGTCGTTTGCTCGCCGCCAATCGCAGCGAGATCGCCATTCGCGTCTTCCGCAGCGCCCATGAGTTGGGCATTCGCACCGTGGCGATGTACTCGCACGAGGATCGGTACGCGCTCCATCGGTTCAAGGCGGACGAGGCGTACCCGATCGGCGAGCCGGGCAAGCCGTTGGCCGCGTATCTCGACGTCGAGCGGATCGTCGAGTTGGCCGTCGAGCGCGAGATCGACGCGATCCACCCGGGCTACGGCTTTTTGTCCGAGAACCCGCGGTTCGCGCGGGCCTGTCGCGCTCACGGGATCGCGTTCGTCGGCCCGCGGACCGAGCTGCTCGAACAGCTTGGCGACAAGCTGTCGGCGCGCCGCGTGGCGACCAAGGTCGGCGTCCCCGTGCTGGGGGGGAGCGACGCGCCGATCCGCGACGCGGCCGACGGGCTCAAGACGGCCGAGACGCTGAAGTTCCCCGTGATCCTCAAGGCGGCTCACGGCGGCGGGGGGCGCGGCATGCGGGTCGTCCCGCGGGCCGAGGACTTCGCCGACGCCTTCGAGGCGGCGCGGCGCGAGTCGCTCACGGCGTTCGGCAGCGACGAGATCTTCGTCGAAAAGTTCATCACCCGCGCCCGGCACATCGAGGTGCAGTTGCTGGGGGACGGCCACGGCAACCTGGTCCACCTGTTCGAGCGCGACTGCAGCGTGCAGCGCCGCCACCAGAAGGTGGTCGAGATCGCGCCCGCGCCCAACCTCGCTCCCGCGGTGCGGCAGAAGCTGTGCGACGCGGCGCTGGCGATCGGTCGCGAGGTGAGCTACGACAACGCCGGCACGGTCGAGTTCCTCCTCGACGCGGACACGAACGAAATCTACTTCATCGAGGTCAACCCGCGGATTCAGGTCGAACACACCGTCACCGAGGAGGTGACAGGGGTCGACGTGGTGCGATCGCAAATCCTGGTCGCCCAGGGAGAGCGGCTCGACGGCGAGGTCGTCGGCCTGCCCGCGCAGGAGGACATCGCGACGACCGGCTTCGCGATCCAGTGCCGCGTGACCACCGAAGACCCGGCCAACAAGTTCATGCCCGACTACGGCAAGCTGACCCATTATCGTTCGTCGGGCGGCATGGGGGTGCGGCTCGACGGGGGGACTGCGTTCTCCGGCGCCGTGGTCTTCCCGTTCTACGACTCGCTGCTGGTGAAGGTAAGCTGCTGGGGGCGCCAGTTCGTCGAGGCCGCGGGGCGCATGGAGCGCGTCCTGCAGGAGTTCCGCATCCGCGGCGTCAAGACGAACATCCCGTTCCTGGTGCGGTTGGTGACCGACCCCACGTTTCTGGCGGGGCAGTGCACGACGCGATTCATCGACGAGTCGCCGCAGTTGTTCGAGTTCCAGCCGCGGCGCGATCGGGCGACCAAGCTGATGCAGTACGTCGGCGATTGCATCGTCAACGGCAACCCAAGCGTCAAGGACGCCCCGGTCGCCAAGCGACGCGAGCCGGCCCAGGTCCCCGCGATCGACTCGGCTGCGCCGCTGCCGCGCGGCACGCGCGACCGGCTGAAGGAGTTGGGGGTCGAGAAGTTCTGCGCGTGGATTCGCGAGCAGAAGCCGCTGTTGTGGACCGACACGACGATGCGCGACGCCCACCAGTCGCTGCTGGCGACTCGGGTTCGCACGTACGACCTGCTGCAAATCGCCGACGCCTACGCCCATCACTGCGCCGATTTGTTCTCGCTGGAGATGTGGGGCGGGGCGACGTTCGACGTCTCGATGCGGTTTCTCAAGGAGTCTCCCTGGCAGCGGCTCGAGCAGCTGCGGACGCGGATTCCCAATATCCTGTTCCAGATGCTGCTCCGCGCGTCGAGCGCCATGGGGTACGCCAACTACCCCGACAACCTGGTCCGTGAGTGCGTCCGCGAGGCGGCCGCGGCGGGGATCGACGTGTTTCGCATCTTCGACGCCCTGAACTGGACCCCCAACATGCGGGTCGCCATGGAGGCGACGCGCGAGGCGGGCGCCGTGTGCGAGGCGGCCATCTGTTACACGGGCGACATCCTCGACCCTCGGCGCCCCAAGTACGACCTCAAGTACTACGTCGCCCTGGCCAAGGAGCTCAAGCAACTTGGCGCCAACATTCTGGCGATCAAAGACATGGCCGGGCTGTGCAAGCCGCACGCGGCGGCCGTATTGGTGAAAGCCCTGCGCGACGAGACGGGGCTGCCGATCCACTTCCACACCCACGACACGGGGGGCGTGCAGGCGGCGACGATCCTCAACGCCGCCGGCGCCGGGCTCGACGTCGCCGACGCCGCGATCGCCGCGATGTCGGGGGGAACCTCGCAACCGAATCTCAACACGCTGGTCGAGGGGCTGCGCCACACGCCTCGCGAGGGGTCGCTCCGCGGCGCGGCGCTCGACGAGATCAGCGAGTACTGGCGCGAGACCCGCGAATTCTACGCCGCGTTCGAGAGCCCCGTGCTCGCCGCGGGATCGGATTTGTACCAGCACGAAATGCCTGGGGGTCAATACACCAATTTGTTCCAGCAGGCCCAGTCGTTGGGGCTGTCGTCTCGCTGGCCCGAGGTGTGCCGGATGTACGCCGACGTGAACCGGTTGTTCGGCGACATCGTCAAGGTGACCCCCACCTCGAAGGCGGTGGGGGACATGGCCCTGTTCCTGGTGGCCAACGACCTAAGCTGCGACGAACTGATGGCCGGCAATCGCGAATTGGCGTTCCCGCGGTCGGTGCTCGACCTGTTGGGGGGCCGGATGGGGCAGGTCGAAGGGGGCTTCCCCCCCGAGGTCCGCGACCGGATCCTCCGCGGGGAGAAGCCGCTGGAGGGCCGGCCCGGCGAGAGCCTTCCCCCCGCCGACCTCGCAAAGACCCGCGCGTCGGTCGCCGCGCTCGTCGACCGCGAGCCGACCTCGCAAGACGTCGTCAGTTACTTGATGTACCCGCAAGTGTTCGAGCAGTTCGCCGAGCACCAGCGGCAGTTCGCCGACGTCAGCGTGTTGCCCACCCCGGTGTTCTTCCACGGCATGCAACCGGGCGAGGAGATCGCGGTCGACATCGAGCCGGGCAAGACGCTGATCTTCAAGTTCCTGACCGTGGGAGACGCCCATCACGACGGCACGCGGAGCGTCTTCTTCGAGCTCAACGGCCAGCCGCGCGAGGTGACGGTCCCCGACCATGCGCTCGAGGGGGACGTCGTCCAGCGGACCAAGGCCGACCCGAAGAACCCCAAGCACCTCGGCGCCGGCATGCCGGGGCTGGTGGTCGTCGTCGCCGCCCAGCCCGGCGACCGCGTCGTGGCGGGGCAGAAGCTGCTCACCCTGGAAGCGATGAAGATGGAAACCACCATCCTCGCCGAGGCCGAAGGCAAGGTGAAAGACGTTCACGTCGCCGCGGGGACGCAGGTCGAGACGGGGGATTTGCTGATCACGCTGGAGTGA
- a CDS encoding acyl carrier protein produces MARLGILLIASVIAGCGPSRAPETIAPHSSMLANVQSIIAKQLGLKDADVIPEMTFGGVGADDLDLVEITMEVEDRFGITISEDALVSAAGIRDTDSLCDHLTIRKFATVAEAAPKQPQERPSPVTDDGTLRESQVGAFGDLSKLPNPNGLMLVFVPSFEELTQIQAQRLGRELDDTEIEALRQKAAVIALPQEMAEKLKQQKSERDANKRE; encoded by the coding sequence ATGGCGCGCCTCGGCATACTTCTGATCGCCAGTGTTATCGCCGGGTGCGGCCCGTCGCGAGCACCCGAGACGATAGCACCGCATTCGTCAATGTTGGCAAACGTTCAATCCATCATCGCTAAACAGCTCGGCCTAAAAGACGCAGACGTAATTCCAGAGATGACCTTTGGCGGCGTCGGTGCCGATGACCTTGATCTCGTTGAAATCACGATGGAAGTCGAGGATCGTTTTGGCATCACGATCAGTGAAGATGCGTTGGTAAGCGCCGCGGGAATACGAGACACTGACTCGCTGTGCGACCATTTGACGATCCGAAAGTTTGCCACAGTGGCGGAAGCGGCACCAAAACAGCCACAAGAAAGACCATCACCGGTCACCGATGACGGAACACTTCGCGAATCACAAGTTGGCGCATTTGGTGACCTCTCGAAGCTTCCTAATCCCAACGGACTTATGCTGGTGTTTGTCCCAAGCTTCGAGGAACTCACGCAGATTCAAGCACAACGTCTTGGCCGTGAACTTGACGACACCGAGATTGAAGCACTCCGTCAAAAGGCTGCCGTAATCGCGCTTCCGCAGGAGATGGCTGAGAAACTGAAACAGCAGAAATCCGAGCGCGACGCCAACAAGAGAGAGTGA
- a CDS encoding class II fumarate hydratase, whose amino-acid sequence MTKFRVERDTMGEMQVPEDALYGASTARAVDNFPVSFEPVPATVIHAFGLLKAACAIANRELGKLDAKRAEAIVAAAQDVAAGKFDVHFPVDVYQTGSGTSTNMNANEVIANLANQRLGLGLGAKGSDGAVHPNDHVNMGQSSNDTFPAAMHIAGAVQLQQALVPALNRLAAALDEKASQWDSVIKIGRTHLMDATPIRVGQVFGGYAAQAGYAATRAGRALARLLENMPIGGTAVGTGINTHPQFAEKVCAALSTDLGIEFKEAENHPEAQAAKDSFVAAHAELKTIAVSLTKIANDIRWLGSGPRCGIFELLLPETQPGSSIMPGKVNPVICESVIQVACRVIGNDAVVTTSGLGGVGSLFELNVAMPVMIDAFVESVKLLANVSNVFVDKLLTGLVCNADRCEALIDQSLMMVTSLAPVLGYEKCAQLAKQAFKENTTIRQLVLAEKLVPEDKLNELLDPASMTRPAS is encoded by the coding sequence ATGACCAAATTCCGCGTTGAACGCGACACGATGGGCGAGATGCAGGTCCCCGAAGATGCGCTGTACGGCGCGTCGACCGCCCGGGCCGTCGACAACTTTCCGGTCTCGTTCGAGCCGGTCCCCGCGACGGTGATCCATGCGTTCGGACTTCTCAAGGCGGCCTGCGCGATCGCCAATCGCGAACTGGGCAAGCTCGACGCCAAGCGGGCCGAGGCGATCGTCGCCGCCGCCCAGGACGTGGCCGCGGGCAAGTTCGACGTCCACTTCCCGGTCGACGTCTACCAGACCGGGTCGGGCACCTCGACCAACATGAACGCCAACGAGGTGATTGCGAACCTCGCTAACCAGCGGCTCGGGCTCGGGCTGGGGGCCAAGGGCTCCGACGGGGCGGTTCACCCCAACGATCACGTCAACATGGGCCAGTCCTCGAACGACACCTTCCCCGCGGCGATGCACATCGCGGGGGCGGTCCAGTTGCAGCAGGCCCTCGTCCCGGCGCTGAACCGACTCGCCGCGGCCCTCGACGAGAAGGCCTCCCAGTGGGATTCCGTGATCAAGATCGGCCGCACCCACCTGATGGACGCCACGCCGATCCGCGTGGGGCAGGTCTTTGGCGGGTACGCGGCCCAGGCCGGCTACGCGGCGACGCGAGCCGGCCGGGCGCTGGCGCGGCTGTTGGAGAACATGCCGATCGGCGGCACCGCGGTCGGCACGGGAATCAACACCCATCCGCAATTCGCCGAGAAGGTGTGCGCGGCCTTGTCAACGGATCTGGGGATCGAGTTCAAGGAGGCCGAGAACCACCCCGAGGCCCAGGCCGCCAAGGACTCGTTCGTCGCCGCACACGCCGAGCTGAAGACGATCGCCGTGTCGCTCACGAAGATCGCCAACGACATCCGCTGGCTGGGGAGCGGCCCGCGGTGCGGGATCTTCGAGCTGTTGCTCCCCGAGACGCAACCGGGCAGCTCGATCATGCCGGGCAAAGTGAACCCGGTCATCTGCGAATCGGTCATCCAGGTCGCCTGCCGCGTGATCGGCAACGACGCGGTGGTCACCACCTCGGGCTTGGGGGGCGTCGGCTCGCTGTTCGAGCTCAACGTCGCGATGCCGGTGATGATCGACGCCTTCGTCGAGTCGGTCAAGCTGCTGGCGAACGTCTCGAACGTGTTCGTCGACAAACTGCTCACGGGGCTCGTCTGCAACGCAGACCGCTGCGAAGCGCTGATCGACCAATCGCTGATGATGGTCACCAGCCTCGCCCCGGTGCTGGGCTACGAAAAGTGCGCCCAACTCGCCAAGCAGGCGTTCAAAGAGAACACGACGATCCGCCAACTCGTGCTCGCCGAAAAGCTGGTCCCCGAGGACAAGCTCAACGAACTGTTGGACCCGGCGTCGATGACGCGCCCGGCGTCATGA
- a CDS encoding cupin domain-containing protein, translated as MDVINLAAAPPFATKDGSEIRELLAHRNSAIRNQSLAEARLPPGAATAPHVHPQCEEIYYLLEGRGRMQIETETRDVGPGDAIAILPGRRHQITNIGSETLRFLCCCAPAYEHDDTVMVEDWP; from the coding sequence ATGGACGTGATCAACCTTGCCGCCGCGCCGCCGTTCGCCACCAAGGACGGTTCGGAAATCCGCGAGCTGCTGGCGCACCGCAATTCGGCGATCCGCAACCAGAGCCTCGCCGAGGCCCGGTTGCCGCCGGGAGCCGCGACCGCGCCCCATGTTCACCCGCAATGCGAAGAGATTTACTACCTGCTGGAAGGACGCGGGCGGATGCAGATCGAAACAGAGACTCGCGACGTCGGCCCCGGCGACGCGATTGCGATTCTCCCCGGCCGACGGCACCAGATTACGAACATCGGCTCCGAGACGCTGCGGTTTCTCTGCTGCTGCGCCCCGGCGTACGAGCATGACGACACCGTGATGGTCGAGGACTGGCCATGA